Part of the Numenius arquata chromosome 5, bNumArq3.hap1.1, whole genome shotgun sequence genome is shown below.
CCAAATTGCATCTGTGTAGTAATTCAGTAACCTTTCTGTAGAAATAGAgaagctagttaaaaaaaaagaaaacaaaatatgccACCACCCACTCCAAACCCACCTCTCTGTTTTTCTAAAGTATCCATTTCTTCACATTTGCTCTGAAGGTTCTTAAGGCACTAGAGCTTAAAGCAAATTTGGATATTGCAAAATAAAGGTAAATCTTTAAATGTGTATTCCTGTGTAcagtacatataaaaatatatattccatgAGAATTTCAGAACATCAATGAGATGTTTGTATATTTAAGTATACTGTCATGCTAAAGTATGTTCTTTCTGTGTCTTGTAGGGTCAAAATGTATTTGGTCTTGATATAATTGAGACACCTGAAGGAGATAAGTGGCCTCAACTGATTGTCCAACAGATCCTGGATAGGGAACAGAAGGATACCTATGTGATGAAAATTAAAGTTGAAGATGGTGGAAGCCCTCCAAGATCTAGCACTGCCATCCTGCAAGTCACAGTGACTGATGTGAATGATAATCGCCCAGTCTTCAAAGAGAATGACATTGAAGTTAGCATTCCAGAAAATGCTCCAGTGGGCACCTCTGTTTCTCAGCTCCATGCCACTGATGCAGACCTGGGCTCAAATGCACAAATCCACTTCTATTTCAGCAATCAGATCTCCAGTTTGGCCAAAAGGCTGTTTGCCATTGACAACACCACTGGCCTCATCACTATACGAGAACCACTAGACAGGGAGGAATCTCCTGTACACAAACTAACTGTTTTGGCAAGTGATGGCAGTTCTACTCCATCAAGAGCAACAGTGACTGTTAATGTCACAGATATTAATGACAATGTCCCATCAATAGACACGAGGTACATCATCAATCCAGTGAACGGGACAGTACTTTTGTCTGAGAAGGCTCCCCTTAATACAAAAATTGCGTTGATAACAGTAATGGACAAGGATGCTGATCTGAATGGAAAAGTTACTTGTTTTACAGATCATGATGTCCCTTTTAGGCTAAAGCCAGTGTTTGATAACCAGTTTCTTCTGGAGACAGCCACGTTTCTAGATTACGAAGCCACAAGGGAATATGCCATTAAAATAGTAGCTTCGGATTCAGGGAAACCTCCCTTAAACCAGTCTGCAATGCTGCTGATCAAAATTAAAGATGAGAATGACAATGCCCCAGTTTTTACACAGCCTATCATAGGTCTTTCCATCCCTGAAAACAATGCTCCTGGTACTCAGCTAACCAAGATAAGTGCTACGGATGCTGACAGTGGGCGCAATGCTGAGATCAGCTATATCCTGGGTTCTGATGCACCCCCTATTTTCAACCTTGACCGCCGTACAGGCATTCTGACGGCAGTGAGAAAGCTGGACAGGGAAAAGCAAGACAGATACTCCTTCACTGTGCTGGCTAAGGATAATGGGATGCCACCGTTGCAGACCAATGCCACTGTGACAGTGTCTGTCCTGGACCAGAATGACAACAGCCCGGCTTTCACGCATAATGAATATAATTTCTATGTGCCAGAAAACTTGCCTATGTATGGCACAGTGGGGCTTATCACAGTTACAGATGCTGACTCTGGAGAGAATGCTGCGGTCAGTCTCTCGATACTAAATGGTAGAGATAATTTCATTATAGATCCACTTACTGGTGTAATAAGACCTAATATTACCTTTGATAGGGAACAGCAGGGGTCATATACTTTCCAGGTGAAAGCTGTGGATGGAGGAAGACTGCAGCGTTCCTCAACTGCCAAAGTGACCATTAATGTTGTTGATGTGAATGATAACAGGCCCGTTTTTGTTATTCCTTCATCTAATTATTCGTATGAGTTGGTTCCGACATCAGCCAGTCCAGGGTCCGTAGTTACTAGAGTCTTTGCAGTTGATAATGACACAGGAATGAATGCAGAGCTCCGCTATAGCATCATAGGTGGGAACTCGAGGGGCTTGTTTACAATTGACCAATTAACAGGCAATATTACTTTGAAAGAGAAGGTAATTACATCAGATCATGGCTTGCACAGACTAGTGATAAAAGTCAATGACCTAGGACAGCCGGAGTCTCTTTATACTATAGCTCTTGTGCATTTGTTTGTGAATGAGACAGTCACCAACAGTTCCTACGTCCAAGAGCTAGTGCGCAGGAACATGGAAACTCCAATTGGCCAGAATGTTGGGGATGGTGAGATAACCCCACAGACCAATGATTATGTCAAGATCATCATTGCCATTATTGCAGGCACTATGACAGTTATTCTGGTAATTTTTGTAACTGCTTTAGTACGGTGCCGCCAGACACCTAGGCACAAGGTTGTCCAAAAAAACAAGCAGAGTGGTGAATGGGTTTCCCCAAACCAAGAGAATAGgcagataaagaaaaagaagaagaagaagaagcgcTCTCCAAAAAGTCTTCTCCTCAACTTTGTGACTATTGAAGAATCTAAACCTGATGATCCTGGCCATGAGCACATAAATGGCACTTTAGACATTCCTGTAGAACTAGAAGAACAGACTATGGGAAAATATAACTGGGCCACTACACCAACCACATTTAAGCCTGATAGCCCAGATTTAGCAAAGCACTACAAGTCTGCTTCTCCTCAGCCTACCTTTCAAATTAAACCTGAGACTCCTGTACCCCCCAAGAAGCACCATGTCATTCAGGAACTGCCTTTAGATAACACCTTTGTGGTGGGCTGTGACTCGCTTTCCAAGTGCTCATCAAGCAGCTCGGACCCTTACAGTGTTTCTGAATGCAGCTGTCAAGGAGGCTTCAAGACCCCAGGCCCCATACATACCAGACAGGTAATGGAAGTTTTAAgtgctctctttctccttcccttcttacTTTGCCATTCCTATAACTCTAGCGCTAAGCACTGCAAAATAACTTCTGATGCAAGGATTAAAAGTTTCAAAGGTCATGTTTGATCGAGGCATTGAAAAGTAAACAATGTGTGATTCATCAGTGTtaagggagaaaattaaaataatatgacAGTTGGCTGTAGGGATGTTGAATGATTACACTGGTGGGTATTCCTGACTGCAGATGGCAGTACGGCACTTCCTGCATTACTGCAGTACGGAGTGTAGCTCCCTGAGGCAGAGAGAGGTTATGGTACTGTATTCTGTAGTATTGTATGCTCAAGAATTGATGTAGTCTAGGCCAGGTGGAAAGCAATATAGCTTTACAGATTCTGGTAAGTGGTTCTTAATATTAATGATATCTCGAATTGCAGCCTTCTTTTGGGCATAGCATTACTTCAAGGTCTCTCAAAAGCAGGCAAGGATTTTCCTCTTGAGAGTTTCAGTGCCATTTTCAGACTAGAAACATACTGGACTACTTAAATCTGGTGAAATGTCACAGTCAACAGGCAAAGTTAGGGGGAAACTAGAAGCATCAGTATTAATTACTCTCACTTATTTGCTGCTGTGCCTGATAAACCAGGTATTAGCTTCCCAGAAATTCAGTACAGCAAGGGAAATGTCTAAAGAGTCATCACTTAAAATGAGAACCAAAGTATCTTTTATTCTTCAAGACTACAGAAAGGCATTAAGTCACTGGAAATGGAATCTAATGTCCGTCCGTATTCTGAAAAGTTTCACTAATAATAAAGCTTTGCTGTTTGCctgtttaattctcttttttcacAAATATCACaaagttttaaatgaaagtaGTTTGCTAGTTAAGCTTTAATTGGTCAAGGAATTAATcattaaagaaacatttcaggaGAGTTTATTATACTAttgataatgtattttaatattgttgCTTGGGAACAAATCCTCAGCATGACTGTTAGACTTCTTGCTCCAGCAgaggttttgaatttttttctgtgggcTTTGTTTTATTACCACTATAGCGATAACAAAATGTACCTAAAAAAAGCTCTTCACTCAAAGTAGGCGTCCTATTTTTGAAAATTGCAGGATAGGTTCTTTATTCCGTTTTATTTCCTTTACCTACACAAATCTGTGCAGTAGTCCATATCACTATGCTGTATAAAACTTTCATCTTTCCAAGACACACTAACAGAAAAATTGAagggattttttgttattatttctaaGACATGACAGCAATGAAAAATGCATAGCTTTTTGAGATTTgagtattttctatttaaaatacttgaatATGTTAATTTAAATTGCACATTAGAAAAGCTGCTTGCtaatttgtttctctgtttgAACTCTCATAAGTCCAAGGAGGGTGATgctgttttcagcatttctgtacGCCTGATCTAAGTGATTTTTCAATTGAGTTCTGGTATAGTTCCTCTGAGCCAAAAAGGTCCTTCATTGTCTGCTCAAATGCACTTTATTGTGCAGTAATGCTGCTAACAAAGAAAGGAAGCTCATGACTCTCTAGGTTTATACTAAGGTGGTTCTTCCATCAGAAAGGGCTTTTAAAGTAGAATGGAAAGCAGTTCTCTTATGCAGAAGTTGGCTGGGGAAAAGAGCATTTCCTTTTATCTGTACCTTAAAGATCAATGACAGGGGCTTCCTATCTGGAAGAGCAGAATAAAACTGGGTTTTTTCAAATACTCATGACCTGATATTAGCTTATCTTCATATGTACCTGAAATTGTATTAGTATGATGCGTTGAATATATCAAAAAGATTAACATGACTTTTTGTATTCATTGTGTTAATTCTACAGTATCCTTTatttaggtttgtttttcctgtatGAAAGCGATCACATTGTTGGAGAAAGTGTAACTACTTGCTATCAATGGCCTTTTACACTAACTTGAAAACAACATTTACCTTTAAACATggaattaacatttttattatttatttaaataaaactaagTAATTtcataaatgcatttatttacataAATGGGGCAAGAAAGACCACTAGAAATAAATCCTTTGTGTTGGACCGTGGTCATAAAGGCAGAATTGTATTTCATTATAAGTAAAGTCAAGCAaagtatttcttaaatttcagtggattttttaaaagtcagtcttAATCCtaaactggttttgtttattaTAGTCTGTATAGTTTTATCTTCTGTGGGGCTATAGAAGGTGGCTCAGGACAAACTAACTTAGAGTTGTCACTATTAGccagtaaagaaaagaaacaaccgAAAACAAGTTTGTGCCACAGTGCTTCAGATGTCATGCTGCCCTACCATCCTCCAGCCTCGGACACTAACGGGGTGTTTGTGGTTAATGATACATTTGTTTTGTGCACTCTCTGACACTTCAGAAAACTGTAGGACAGCCTGGAGAATTGAAGGATACTAAGTTCAGTTAAAAAGGGAGATGTGcttgtttgaaaaatgaaaataatgtctaatgtgagaaaaaatattttacttcactAACAATTACTGTAAGGCATCCCTTTTACAAGACCAAAGCTTTCTGAAGGAGATTAA
Proteins encoded:
- the PCDH11X gene encoding protocadherin-11 X-linked; this encodes MDLLSGTYLLAVLLACIVFQSGAQEKNYTVREELPENVLIGNLLKDLNLTLHPDVPLSSPLQFKLVYKTGDVPLVRVEENTGEIFTTANRIDREKLCSGIFSENRCFYEVEVAVLPDEVFRLVKIRFLIEDINDNAPLFPSTVINISIPENTAINSRYSVPSAIDPDIGVNGIQHYELLKGQNVFGLDIIETPEGDKWPQLIVQQILDREQKDTYVMKIKVEDGGSPPRSSTAILQVTVTDVNDNRPVFKENDIEVSIPENAPVGTSVSQLHATDADLGSNAQIHFYFSNQISSLAKRLFAIDNTTGLITIREPLDREESPVHKLTVLASDGSSTPSRATVTVNVTDINDNVPSIDTRYIINPVNGTVLLSEKAPLNTKIALITVMDKDADLNGKVTCFTDHDVPFRLKPVFDNQFLLETATFLDYEATREYAIKIVASDSGKPPLNQSAMLLIKIKDENDNAPVFTQPIIGLSIPENNAPGTQLTKISATDADSGRNAEISYILGSDAPPIFNLDRRTGILTAVRKLDREKQDRYSFTVLAKDNGMPPLQTNATVTVSVLDQNDNSPAFTHNEYNFYVPENLPMYGTVGLITVTDADSGENAAVSLSILNGRDNFIIDPLTGVIRPNITFDREQQGSYTFQVKAVDGGRLQRSSTAKVTINVVDVNDNRPVFVIPSSNYSYELVPTSASPGSVVTRVFAVDNDTGMNAELRYSIIGGNSRGLFTIDQLTGNITLKEKVITSDHGLHRLVIKVNDLGQPESLYTIALVHLFVNETVTNSSYVQELVRRNMETPIGQNVGDGEITPQTNDYVKIIIAIIAGTMTVILVIFVTALVRCRQTPRHKVVQKNKQSGEWVSPNQENRQIKKKKKKKKRSPKSLLLNFVTIEESKPDDPGHEHINGTLDIPVELEEQTMGKYNWATTPTTFKPDSPDLAKHYKSASPQPTFQIKPETPVPPKKHHVIQELPLDNTFVVGCDSLSKCSSSSSDPYSVSECSCQGGFKTPGPIHTRQL